One window of Candidatus Chlorobium masyuteum genomic DNA carries:
- a CDS encoding ABC transporter permease codes for MRTILFILQKEFLQIFRNRGMLPIIFVLPFIQLVILSYAATFDVSRVPFHLQDRDRSATSRQLAEKFTASGYFNLTGYSSSDKQSLSELVRRNADLVLVIPSGFERDLVTTGHAPVQLMINAEDGFSAGVIQTYAGEIVSAFNRVELKRLIPGGEVEAAGQITMVSSNWYNPELKYTHYMVPGIIVILVTLIGLFLSGMNVVREREIGTIDQINVTPIKRYQFITGKLLPLWIIGIGELSVGLVIARLLFHVPMLGSYALVYLVAGIYLLVVLGMGLLISTVTDTQQQAMFIAWFFMVIFTLLSGLFTSIESMPEWARTMTMLNPVRHFVDIMRRVMLKGSGIAEIASPLLILTLFATLMLVLAVKRYRKVSA; via the coding sequence ATGAGAACCATATTATTTATCCTCCAGAAGGAGTTTCTGCAGATTTTCCGCAACAGGGGAATGCTGCCGATCATCTTTGTGCTGCCCTTCATCCAGCTTGTGATTCTCTCCTATGCCGCCACCTTTGACGTCTCGCGGGTACCCTTTCACCTGCAGGACCGGGACCGATCGGCAACTTCACGGCAGCTTGCCGAAAAGTTCACCGCCTCAGGCTACTTCAATCTGACCGGTTACTCCTCTTCAGACAAACAGAGCCTGAGCGAGCTTGTTCGGCGCAATGCCGATCTGGTGCTTGTCATTCCCTCCGGTTTCGAGCGCGATCTGGTCACCACCGGTCACGCCCCGGTTCAGCTCATGATCAACGCCGAGGATGGGTTCTCGGCAGGCGTGATCCAGACCTATGCCGGAGAGATTGTCTCCGCCTTCAATCGCGTGGAGCTGAAACGGCTCATTCCGGGAGGGGAGGTTGAGGCGGCGGGTCAGATCACCATGGTCTCCTCAAACTGGTACAATCCCGAGCTCAAGTACACACACTACATGGTACCGGGCATTATTGTTATTCTGGTCACCCTGATCGGCCTCTTTCTTTCGGGTATGAATGTGGTGCGCGAGCGGGAGATCGGCACGATCGACCAGATCAATGTTACTCCGATCAAGCGTTACCAGTTCATCACCGGCAAGCTGCTTCCGCTCTGGATTATCGGTATAGGTGAGCTGAGCGTCGGGTTGGTGATTGCCCGGCTTCTGTTTCATGTGCCGATGCTCGGCAGTTACGCGCTTGTCTATCTTGTTGCCGGAATCTATCTGCTGGTTGTGCTCGGCATGGGGCTCCTCATCTCAACCGTCACCGACACCCAGCAGCAGGCCATGTTTATCGCCTGGTTCTTCATGGTTATCTTCACCCTGCTCTCCGGCCTCTTCACCTCCATCGAAAGCATGCCCGAGTGGGCCCGGACTATGACCATGCTCAACCCTGTCCGTCACTTTGTCGATATCATGCGCCGGGTCATGCTCAAAGGCTCCGGCATAGCCGAAATCGCAAGCCCGCTCCTGATCCTCACCCTCTTCGCCACCCTCATGCTCGTCCTTGCCGTCAAACGCTACCGGAAGGTTTCGGCGTGA
- a CDS encoding ABC transporter permease yields MKSFIGFLTKEFLHIFRDRRTAVILFGMPLIQLLIFGFAIRNEIQDVKLGVFDKSRDAVTRSIISKFASSGYFMLSREVHSEREIEDAFSTGSITEALVFEPDFARRLQRDGRAEVQVITDGSNPNLSRIVSGYTASVLQEYQGSTLPGAGREAGVVAVPLMLFNPELKSVDLFVPGLMALILMLVSALMTSISITREKENGTMEVLLVSSLRPAQIIIGKVAPYFLLSFINVVTIITVASLVFGVPCRGSMLLLLLESLLFIVTALSLGIFISSVTSSQQVAMMIALAGLLLPTILLSGFIFPVASMPLPLRMISNIIPARWYLIIVRGIMLKGAGFSYIWKETLVLVAMSTVLIVASIKKFKVRLQ; encoded by the coding sequence ATGAAAAGCTTTATAGGGTTTCTCACCAAAGAGTTTCTCCACATTTTCCGCGACCGCAGAACGGCGGTCATCCTCTTCGGCATGCCGCTTATTCAGCTGCTCATCTTCGGTTTTGCCATCCGGAACGAGATCCAGGATGTCAAACTCGGGGTGTTCGACAAATCCCGCGATGCGGTGACAAGGTCAATTATCAGCAAGTTTGCCTCATCGGGCTACTTTATGCTCTCCCGGGAGGTGCACTCGGAGCGGGAGATTGAGGATGCCTTCTCTACCGGCAGCATCACCGAAGCGCTTGTTTTTGAGCCCGATTTTGCCCGCCGTCTGCAGCGTGATGGAAGGGCAGAGGTGCAGGTGATTACCGACGGCTCAAATCCGAATCTCTCCCGTATTGTCTCCGGCTATACAGCCTCTGTGCTGCAGGAGTATCAGGGGAGTACCCTGCCGGGAGCGGGGAGGGAGGCCGGAGTTGTTGCGGTTCCTCTCATGCTCTTCAACCCGGAGCTGAAAAGCGTCGATCTCTTTGTTCCGGGGCTTATGGCGCTCATTCTTATGCTGGTCTCCGCATTGATGACCTCGATCAGCATCACGCGCGAGAAAGAGAACGGAACCATGGAGGTGCTTCTGGTCTCATCGCTTCGCCCCGCACAGATCATTATCGGCAAGGTGGCACCCTATTTTCTCCTCTCCTTCATCAATGTGGTGACCATCATCACCGTTGCCTCCCTTGTGTTCGGGGTCCCGTGCAGGGGGAGCATGCTGCTTTTGCTCCTTGAGTCGCTGCTCTTTATTGTTACCGCGCTCTCGCTCGGCATCTTCATCTCCTCGGTCACCTCTTCACAGCAGGTGGCCATGATGATCGCCCTTGCAGGGCTGCTGCTTCCGACCATCCTGCTTTCGGGCTTCATCTTTCCTGTGGCCAGTATGCCGCTGCCGCTCCGGATGATCAGCAACATCATCCCTGCCAGGTGGTATCTCATCATTGTGCGGGGTATCATGCTCAAAGGTGCCGGATTCAGCTACATCTGGAAGGAGACGCTGGTACTGGTGGCGATGAGTACGGTTTTGATTGTTGCAAGCATAAAGAAGTTTAAAGTACGACTTCAATAG
- a CDS encoding ABC transporter ATP-binding protein — protein sequence MSEPVINTDKLTRRFGDFVAVDKLTFAVGRGEIFGFLGANGAGKTTAIRMLTGLLTPSTGTASVAGFDLYTESEKVKRNIGYMSQRFSLYDDLTVKENIRFFAGIYGLSDAAIREKSAKLLETLDLQHAASARLRSLPLGWKQKLAFSVAILHEPKIVFLDEPTGGVDPVTRRRFWDMIYEASERGVTVFVTTHYMDEAEYCDRISIMVDGRVAALDTPEALKQKYGVESMNELFIQLARSKPEAGR from the coding sequence ATGAGTGAACCGGTGATTAATACCGATAAGCTCACCCGCCGTTTCGGCGACTTCGTGGCGGTCGATAAGCTCACTTTTGCGGTCGGCAGGGGGGAGATATTCGGTTTTCTCGGTGCCAACGGTGCCGGAAAAACAACAGCAATAAGAATGCTGACCGGTCTGCTCACGCCCTCAACAGGCACTGCTTCAGTTGCAGGATTTGACCTCTACACCGAGTCCGAAAAGGTGAAGCGGAACATTGGCTACATGAGCCAGCGATTTTCGCTCTACGATGACCTGACGGTGAAGGAGAACATCCGCTTTTTTGCCGGAATCTACGGACTTTCCGATGCGGCCATTCGCGAAAAGAGTGCGAAGCTGCTTGAGACACTTGATTTGCAGCATGCAGCCAGTGCACGCCTTCGCTCACTGCCGCTCGGATGGAAACAGAAACTCGCTTTTTCCGTAGCCATTCTGCATGAACCGAAAATCGTCTTTCTCGACGAGCCGACCGGCGGTGTTGATCCGGTAACACGGCGGCGATTCTGGGATATGATCTACGAGGCCTCGGAGAGGGGCGTAACCGTTTTTGTGACAACACACTACATGGATGAGGCCGAGTATTGCGACCGCATCTCGATCATGGTTGACGGCCGGGTGGCCGCACTCGACACCCCTGAAGCGTTGAAGCAGAAATACGGGGTTGAGAGCATGAATGAGCTCTTTATCCAACTGGCGAGGTCAAAACCGGAGGCAGGGAGATGA
- a CDS encoding ABC transporter ATP-binding protein, with protein MSSAKQAVQLFALAKRFGAVEALQEMTLSVGEGELFGFIGADGAGKTTLLRILATLLLPGGGKAEVLGLDVVASYRDIRRRIGYMPGRFSLYQDLTVEENLRFFATIFGTTVEENYDLIRDIYIQLEPFKHRRATKLSGGMKQKLALCCALVHRPELLLLDEPTTGVDAVSRAEFWQMLGRLKEQGITTLVSTPYMDEAALCDRIAFMQEGRLLAVETPSAITTLFRKQLFSIRARETWKLIAWLRSTSEAHSVYAFGRAVHYTSKRNNQSPEVLFEMLRRQGFTEVEVKQIAPGIEDTFMALMEAKTGAVHE; from the coding sequence GTGAGTAGCGCTAAACAGGCAGTTCAGCTCTTTGCCCTCGCAAAGCGGTTCGGCGCAGTCGAAGCGCTTCAGGAGATGACACTCTCTGTCGGCGAGGGTGAGCTCTTCGGTTTTATCGGTGCTGACGGGGCAGGCAAAACAACCCTGCTCCGGATTCTTGCAACCCTGCTTTTGCCGGGCGGTGGTAAAGCCGAAGTGTTAGGGCTTGACGTGGTCGCCTCCTACCGCGACATCCGCCGCCGGATCGGTTATATGCCCGGCCGCTTTTCGCTCTATCAGGACCTGACGGTTGAGGAGAATCTCCGCTTTTTTGCCACCATTTTCGGTACCACAGTCGAAGAGAATTACGACCTTATCCGCGATATCTACATCCAGCTTGAGCCCTTCAAACACCGGAGGGCCACCAAACTCTCCGGAGGAATGAAGCAGAAGCTGGCTCTCTGTTGTGCTCTGGTGCACCGACCCGAGCTGCTCCTGCTTGATGAACCGACTACCGGAGTCGATGCGGTTTCGCGCGCGGAGTTCTGGCAGATGCTTGGCCGCCTGAAAGAGCAGGGGATCACCACGCTTGTCTCCACACCCTACATGGATGAGGCTGCGCTCTGCGACCGGATAGCCTTCATGCAGGAGGGGCGGCTCCTTGCGGTTGAAACTCCCTCGGCCATAACCACCCTCTTCCGAAAGCAGCTTTTTTCCATTCGTGCCCGAGAAACCTGGAAGCTTATTGCCTGGTTGCGCTCCACATCCGAAGCGCACTCAGTCTATGCCTTTGGCCGTGCGGTGCACTATACATCAAAAAGAAACAACCAAAGCCCCGAAGTGCTGTTTGAAATGCTCCGGCGGCAGGGATTTACGGAGGTTGAGGTGAAGCAAATCGCTCCCGGAATCGAGGATACCTTTATGGCGCTCATGGAGGCGAAAACGGGTGCAGTTCATGAGTGA